TGTAATCACAAAGACAACAGAGGACAGGCATTGTTGGAGCAAAGATTCACACCAGCTAGTCAAGGCACAGTAGTCCTTTTACAAAAGCTTCAATGTAAACATTGGTCTGTTTGAGCACCTGAGGCTATGAGATGTGAAAGAGACCTGGTTTTCTCTGAACCTGTTCCAGACATGGCATCGTCACACTGCAGGCTCTCTCAGAGTCCAACAGAAGGCTGTGGCTGGAGGCCATGGATGGCAAGGAGCCGGTAAggatctctatttctctccgtttctctctttcactctttctctctcatataaCATATTATGTTATTATTTTCCAGATTTACAATCTTCCAACTATACTGAGCAAGAAGGAAGAAAGTAAGTAGTTCAGTATTCCAATTCCATATCCCACATGATTAATGTGAAACATTTAACTGTAAAATACACATCATTTCAATGGAATTGTATTAGTGTATTATAATGTATATTTCAATATTTAAGCATATCTATGTGATGTGTGTCAGGTGTCATCCTTTTTAAGTCCTTAACACAATTTGACTACGCCTACACAAGTCACATTAATGTACTAGAGAACCCTGAAGCATACCAACTTAGAATCAAACAACTCCATGTGCATTTTATTTCCATTGAAGTTTTGTGTGTGACCCAGAAAGTCATTCATGTGTCATATTGTTATGCTTTATCACAGCATTTCTGAACGAGGCGGGCTTTAATTTTGTGAGGAAATGCATCGACTTAGTGGAAATGAGAGGTGAGTCTTTTTTTGAAAGGCTTTAAAGCAAATCACTTCACATTTGCGTAGGCGTCTCTGCTTCATATGTCTTGCTGAAGGGGTTGGTTTCACAGTAATTCTGTCAAACCTCTGCTTTATCCTACAGGCATCAACACCATGGGACTGTACAGAATTGGAGGGGTCAATTCCAAGGTTCAAAAGCTTATGACCACTGTCTTTGGTAAGAAGACCTCCTCCTAGGATGTTGTTATGGCGCACTCAAAATCCACTGCTACAGTGTTCAGTGGTGGGCAACCATATGTAGGCAAAGAGCTCCTTCTTGtggtcaaacattgtaaaagcaaGTGGTCAATATTTCCTCCTTGgtccagccagccagagcaGTGTTTATGagttgcacacacaaacacagaccctCTCAAATGATTACACAATTTGCTTTCTGAGACCATACAAAAAATAAGCCAATACATCTAACTGTAGACTGTATTTAATCGGCAATTATCAAACATATTTGTGTCTATAACTGTAGGGATGCACGGAATAATGCCAGGATGATAGTCAGGTATACTGTTTTACGGTGTAATTTTAATAATGAATAACTGTGTTACCAACAGCCCCTAAAGCCCCAGTGGATAAGGATCTGGACCCAGATACATGGGATAACAAAACCATCACCAGTGGTCTCAAGAATTACCTCAGGTCAGCTTGCCCTGCTGGCTGTGTTTCATTGCCTGGTTGCCGTCCTGATTTCCCTTAATGCTTTTATGAAGTGTTCATCTTAAATCATtgctgcccctttcaaaggaagATGTTCTTTTTTCCATCTGAATTAAAAGACTGCATCACTAAGGTGCCAAATTACAAGTGCCATTTGTTCCTTTATTCCATCAGGTGCCTCTCTGAGCCTCTTATGACGTTCAAGCTTCACAAAGATTTCCTCCTGGCTGTCAGTAAGTTATGAGTCTGTTCCAATAAGGAAAGTCAGGCTTGCCAACAAGAGGTATCCTGTGGAGAAAAACATTATGTTACTTCATTGTTCTAGTATTTTGTACATTCAAGGCTCTAAAAGTCAGAGGATCTAGCAAATGAATGATTCTTTGCAAACTTTGCAAACAATGgtttatttaaaaatatatatatttatgcagCCATCATCCGTAAGGCCTGCTGCACAGAGAATATACTGCCTTTGTCTTTTTGTTTcaagtttatttatttttgccattTGTAACAGGTATAGGTGCACTGGAATAATTTAGTCCGGTTGCTCTTTACAGTTTCTTAGCAGTCTATGTAAACCTAGAGATATTATACATGGATACTGTAACATGCTGACCTATATCCCTGTCACACTATTCTTAGAGTCAGATGACCAGAACTACAGGGTGTGTGCTGTCCATGCCTTGGTTCACAAGCTCCCTGAGAGGAACAAGGATATGCTGGAGATACTGATTAAACACCTGGTCACGTAAGTGTCCCTGCAATTGATATTGTCCAGATGCAACTTTGGCAGAAGTAATTCAGGACTGAGTTTGTCATATTGGTGGAATAATTACACGATTTTGAGAAGGTGCACTTTTCCTTGGGCCAGTCATGTGCGATTGTCTTACCTCATTCACAAGATGAATAGTAAATGTCCATAATGTGTCATAATGTTAAGGGTGTTACAGGTGACGTTTTGAttccatgtgtgtttctgtccttcTCTATATGTGCTTTACAGAGTTTCCACCCAGAGCCAGTTTAACCTAATGACAGTGTCCAACCTAGGTGTGATATTTGGACCCACACTTATGCGTTCTCAGGAAGAGACTGTGGCAGCCATGATGAACATCAAATTCCAGAACATTGTGGTTGAAATACTAATCGAGAACTTTGACAAGGCAAGCAGACTACATGTTTTATTTGTGATTCTACAATATTATTATGATTAGGATTCCAGTTGTAAAGCTTtactctctgccccctctaGATTTTCCACCAAGCCCCTGACCCCAATGTGCCTCTCCCAGTGCCGCAGTCCCGACCTGGCTCCCGCAGAAGCAGGGCCATCTGCCTGTCCACAGGCCCCAGAAAGCCCCGCAGTATTTACACGCCAACCCTCTGCCTAGCAGACGCAGACAGTGAGTCCCACATCGGTGACTAGCCTAGACTAGAGAGTAAACCTGCAGGCTATACAACAGAACCAGTCTGCCCGTCAACACCCAACATCATCAGCCTAACCGGTAGAATACAACTGGATCACATTACCACAAATGATCTGTCGGAAAATATCGAAGAACGGGTTATAACAGTTGTAGTTGTTAGAGGGAACAACAAAGTATGTGAAAACAATAACTGTGTTGTGCAAGGTTGTCAAAGTGTGCTCACCGATCAGAATGCCAGTGTAAATACGTGTTTGCTGTCATTTCTGTGTATAAATGTTCCCTTAGACCTTGTAACTGTAGCTTGTTTTAGTAAGCAGGTTGTAATGACGGTGTTTTGCATGGCGTCCCTCTGGCCCATGTACAGGTGACACATTCAGCAGCAGTCCGGGCAGCACTCCCATGGGCAGCATGGAATCTCTATCCTCCCACTCTTCTGAGCAGAACAGCTCCTCAAAGACAGGCTCCTCCTGCCAGGGAAAGGACAGGCTCTTTTCAGGACTGCACCGTGCCGCTTCCCAGCTCTCCTGCAATGGGCCCACGGTCCTTCCCTGCGTCAGCAGTCCAGATTCCAGCTCCAGAGAGGACACTGGCAGAACAGATGGGGAGTCAGAGGATGTTCGGAGTCTGTCTTCACTTATCAATGCAGCTAAGACCTCTGTACCCCAAAAAGCCCCTCACTGCCATACGGGACTTGGAGCCCAGCTGACCCGCTCCACAGCCCCCTCTCTCAGATCACTGCATACCTCTGAAGGTAGTTTGCTACTATAGTAAAactcatagcactgtaaaactCATGTTCTTTAGAAACCCAAGGGGCTTAGGAAAAATGATCCATTCTTACTTTGTCAGAGATTGTGGACCAGCAGTACAAAGCCATGAAATTGTACATTGTAGCAAGTTTCGAATCCATCACAAAATCCTGATGCGGTGACTCATGTTTCCAGTACGTACTTACAcactatctctcctcctcttgtggCTAATGACATTCTCTTCATGCTCCCTCAAGGCACCAGGAGCTGCTTCAGTTCAGTCCAAAATCTGTCACTGGTGATGCACGACAAACCTACagaccacccccacctcccacccaaGCAACTAGTGACCAGGCGGAGAATAGACACCTCTGCTACCAATGGCTACCAGCGGCCCGGATCTGTGTAATTGATTTGAAAACATTCTTCAAAAACAAGATATTGTCAGCATACTCTAAAACACAAATAATATCTTGGCTGTGAGAAAGTATATTTATAGTTACATCTACACCCATGCACAAATAGGGGTTGGCAACACATTAGAAGTAAAATTATTACAAAAACATAGTTGCTTAGTTTCCTGAGACGTTTGTGTGGGGCTTTTTCTTCTATTAACAGGATTGGGAATAGAGAGGTCTGAGAGATTTATGTATTTCCCCAGTAGTGGGAGGCCTGGGTTTAATTATATTCTGCCTACTCCAGGGTTGATGTGACCCAGCAGTGCTATGCTTTCAGTCTCTCTTGGGACAAATAGATTGTTTGACTTGTCATGGTAGGAAAGGACAATCACATGAGCTCTAAAGTAGTTCCCTTATAAATAAACCACCTAGCCAGCTAGCCCTCAGAGTTGTTGTCTAGTTGGGAAATATTATATGTGCAGGGTCAAACAATATAACCTGCTTCTTGCCTACAGGAAGAAAATAAAACCTCTCCTATTGTGCTTTGGTACCTTACAATAAACTTCTTGAACAAAAACTTCAAACAATAACAGCTTCATGTCAAAGAATACAGTATACACTTAAATCAGTAATTTTCACTAAATGTGTTTTCATGTCAAACATCTTTTATATCAGTAGTTTACAAATATCAAACAAGTTTTCAAACTAGTTAAGCTTTGCTTATGTCTTTCAGGGTCGCTGCAAGAGCACTGTTGTTTGAAAATGCCACACCATCACCGCAACTGCCAATTGGAAGGTAAGGAATAAAGTTATATGACTTGTAAaaatgtgtgtactgtgttgCTCTCATTTGTGAGTTTGTATTAGATCACTGCATATGTTTATTCATTTGTTTGTACAGAGATGCCAAAGCAAGATACTCATGTGAGGCAGAACACAGCCATGAACTCAGTTTCCCACAGGGGGCACTGTTCTCAAATGGTGAGTTACCCCACAGTTAGCTATGCAGATCTAGATTGTTACCTCAAATCCCGCACAGGGGTCGTAAACATTCTTTATTTGTATTCCAATACCCGGTATGAAACAGTGATCTAAATATGCCTCCATGTGCTCATTAAAGATTGCACATTAAAGTATAGGGAGGCCATCTTATTTTGGAAGCACACAGCAATGACTTGGCATAGTGTAGACAAAAtgaaagtattttttttatactttGGGATTTTATTACCTCTTGGATTTTCCATGAAGAAAGGAGTTGGCATTCTACCCAATGCAGTCTTGCAGGTCAAAGTAACCTAGTAATGAAAGGAAACCACTCCAGTTCCACTCTGCTAACAGAGCCTGCTGAGTCCACGACACGAACATTCACTACCCACCATTTCTATGTTTACTAAGGCGTTTTATTATTCCAAATCTTATCATTAATAGACCTGTTTTTTTATCATTAACTTTCTTTGCATTAGTATCTGTTCTTCACATTTCCATCCTTCCATTTTTGTGGATTCTTCTAGGCAAGAACTTCCCATggttaaaaatatgttttatgaATCATACTGTATCTGTGCGTGAGAAAGCTGCCTTTGAGGTCTTTTAAACTACTTAATAGGGTGGGGTGGTGTAATTTTGAAGAGCAGTCTGACCTGGTATCTCCTTCGATGTGTCATCAATGCTAATTATTGTAGCAAAGCACATCCTATTTGTCTGTGGAGAGAAACCTAGTGAGTCAAGACCTTAGTTCTCAAAAGTCCCAGGTTTGGGAAATATTGTAACCTTATTCTGGCCTAAACAAACTATAGCTAATGATTAAACAAGTCCCTTGCATACCCATGATATGACTCCTACGATCACGAAAGAGAGAAGGTAAAACATTTCCGTAAAACCAGCCTCCAGAACAAATCTGGGGTTGATGAGGAGCCATGCCTTCTGCTCTGCCCATCGACTGTGGAACTAACTAGCTGAACAACTTAGAACACCCGAGTGACAGACCTTCTTAAAGCCATTTAAAAAGCATTTATCTGAAATTAGACTATTGTAGCACTTTTCACCTTATTTAAAGCCCTATTTATCTATTTACAACAATACATTTATTGGTTGAATAAAAAAACCTGTAGCACTCTGAGATTGCCTTGACAATAAAGGGCATAATATAAATACAATGCATTGTTAGATCATGATAAGAGCGATGTCAATGA
The genomic region above belongs to Osmerus eperlanus chromosome 11, fOsmEpe2.1, whole genome shotgun sequence and contains:
- the LOC134028805 gene encoding rho GTPase-activating protein 42 isoform X4, which gives rise to MGLPTLEFSDSFLDSPDFRERLKCHEIELDRTNKFIKELIKDGNTLITALKNFSAAVQKFSQSLQEFQFECIGDAETDDEVNIAQSFKEFSQLLNTVEEERKRLIQNADDVLITPLEKFRKEQIGAAKEGKKKFDKETEKYYSILEKHLTLSSKKKETFLQEADTQIDKEKHAFYDASLEYVFKIQEVQEKKKFEFVEPLLAFLQGLFTFYHEGYELAHEFEPYKQQLQFNLQNTRNNFVSTKQEVEKLMKRIRSADEDYKPPGQWTMEGFLYVQEKRPLGCTWTRHYCTYEKGSNTFTMSNTDNKSAGKQNGLVLSPAEMFKLKSCIRRKTDSIDKRFCFDVEVVERHGIVTLQALSESNRRLWLEAMDGKEPIYNLPTILSKKEETFLNEAGFNFVRKCIDLVEMRGINTMGLYRIGGVNSKVQKLMTTVFAPKAPVDKDLDPDTWDNKTITSGLKNYLRCLSEPLMTFKLHKDFLLAVKSDDQNYRVCAVHALVHKLPERNKDMLEILIKHLVTVSTQSQFNLMTVSNLGVIFGPTLMRSQEETVAAMMNIKFQNIVVEILIENFDKIFHQAPDPNVPLPVPQSRPGSRRSRAICLSTGPRKPRSIYTPTLCLADADSDTFSSSPGSTPMGSMESLSSHSSEQNSSSKTGSSCQGKDRLFSGLHRAASQLSCNGPTVLPCVSSPDSSSREDTGRTDGESEDVRSLSSLINAAKTSVPQKAPHCHTGLGAQLTRSTAPSLRSLHTSEGTRSCFSSVQNLSLVMHDKPTDHPHLPPKQLVTRRRIDTSATNGYQRPGSVVAARALLFENATPSPQLPIGRDAKARYSCEAEHSHELSFPQGALFSNVYSSVEPGWLQATYEGKTGLIPENYVVFL
- the LOC134028805 gene encoding rho GTPase-activating protein 42 isoform X2, with product MGLPTLEFSDSFLDSPDFRERLKCHEIELDRTNKFIKELIKDGNTLITALKNFSAAVQKFSQSLQEFQFECIGDAETDDEVNIAQSFKEFSQLLNTVEEERKRLIQNADDVLITPLEKFRKEQIGAAKEGKKKFDKETEKYYSILEKHLTLSSKKKETFLQEADTQIDKEKHAFYDASLEYVFKIQEVQEKKKFEFVEPLLAFLQGLFTFYHEGYELAHEFEPYKQQLQFNLQNTRNNFVSTKQEVEKLMKRIRSADEDYKPPGQWTMEGFLYVQEKRPLGCTWTRHYCTYEKGSNTFTMSNTDNKSAGKQNGLVLSPAEMFKLKSCIRRKTDSIDKRFCFDVEVVERNDIYHGTLFRPLRFFCKVRHGIVTLQALSESNRRLWLEAMDGKEPIYNLPTILSKKEETFLNEAGFNFVRKCIDLVEMRGINTMGLYRIGGVNSKVQKLMTTVFAPKAPVDKDLDPDTWDNKTITSGLKNYLRCLSEPLMTFKLHKDFLLAVKSDDQNYRVCAVHALVHKLPERNKDMLEILIKHLVTVSTQSQFNLMTVSNLGVIFGPTLMRSQEETVAAMMNIKFQNIVVEILIENFDKIFHQAPDPNVPLPVPQSRPGSRRSRAICLSTGPRKPRSIYTPTLCLADADSDTFSSSPGSTPMGSMESLSSHSSEQNSSSKTGSSCQGKDRLFSGLHRAASQLSCNGPTVLPCVSSPDSSSREDTGRTDGESEDVRSLSSLINAAKTSVPQKAPHCHTGLGAQLTRSTAPSLRSLHTSEGTRSCFSSVQNLSLVMHDKPTDHPHLPPKQLVTRRRIDTSATNGYQRPGSVVAARALLFENATPSPQLPIGRDAKARYSCEAEHSHELSFPQGALFSNVYSSVEPGWLQATYEGKTGLIPENYVVFL
- the LOC134028805 gene encoding rho GTPase-activating protein 42 isoform X1, which produces MGLPTLEFSDSFLDSPDFRERLKCHEIELDRTNKFIKELIKDGNTLITALKNFSAAVQKFSQSLQEFQFECIGDAETDDEVNIAQSFKEFSQLLNTVEEERKRLIQNADDVLITPLEKFRKEQIGAAKEGKKKFDKETEKYYSILEKHLTLSSKKKETFLQEADTQIDKEKHAFYDASLEYVFKIQEVQEKKKFEFVEPLLAFLQGLFTFYHEGYELAHEFEPYKQQLQFNLQNTRNNFVSTKQEVEKLMKRIRSADEDYKPPGQWTMEGFLYVQEKRPLGCTWTRHYCTYEKGSNTFTMSNTDNKSAGKQNGLVLSPAEMFKLKSCIRRKTDSIDKRFCFDVEVVERNDIYHGTLFRPLRFFCKVRHGIVTLQALSESNRRLWLEAMDGKEPIYNLPTILSKKEETFLNEAGFNFVRKCIDLVEMRGINTMGLYRIGGVNSKVQKLMTTVFAPKAPVDKDLDPDTWDNKTITSGLKNYLRCLSEPLMTFKLHKDFLLAVKSDDQNYRVCAVHALVHKLPERNKDMLEILIKHLVTVSTQSQFNLMTVSNLGVIFGPTLMRSQEETVAAMMNIKFQNIVVEILIENFDKIFHQAPDPNVPLPVPQSRPGSRRSRAICLSTGPRKPRSIYTPTLCLADADSPCTGDTFSSSPGSTPMGSMESLSSHSSEQNSSSKTGSSCQGKDRLFSGLHRAASQLSCNGPTVLPCVSSPDSSSREDTGRTDGESEDVRSLSSLINAAKTSVPQKAPHCHTGLGAQLTRSTAPSLRSLHTSEGTRSCFSSVQNLSLVMHDKPTDHPHLPPKQLVTRRRIDTSATNGYQRPGSVVAARALLFENATPSPQLPIGRDAKARYSCEAEHSHELSFPQGALFSNVYSSVEPGWLQATYEGKTGLIPENYVVFL
- the LOC134028805 gene encoding rho GTPase-activating protein 42 isoform X3, which produces MGLPTLEFSDSFLDSPDFRERLKCHEIELDRTNKFIKELIKDGNTLITALKNFSAAVQKFSQSLQEFQFECIGDAETDDEVNIAQSFKEFSQLLNTVEEERKRLIQNADDVLITPLEKFRKEQIGAAKEGKKKFDKETEKYYSILEKHLTLSSKKKETFLQEADTQIDKEKHAFYDASLEYVFKIQEVQEKKKFEFVEPLLAFLQGLFTFYHEGYELAHEFEPYKQQLQFNLQNTRNNFVSTKQEVEKLMKRIRSADEDYKPPGQWTMEGFLYVQEKRPLGCTWTRHYCTYEKGSNTFTMSNTDNKSAGKQNGLVLSPAEMFKLKSCIRRKTDSIDKRFCFDVEVVERHGIVTLQALSESNRRLWLEAMDGKEPIYNLPTILSKKEETFLNEAGFNFVRKCIDLVEMRGINTMGLYRIGGVNSKVQKLMTTVFAPKAPVDKDLDPDTWDNKTITSGLKNYLRCLSEPLMTFKLHKDFLLAVKSDDQNYRVCAVHALVHKLPERNKDMLEILIKHLVTVSTQSQFNLMTVSNLGVIFGPTLMRSQEETVAAMMNIKFQNIVVEILIENFDKIFHQAPDPNVPLPVPQSRPGSRRSRAICLSTGPRKPRSIYTPTLCLADADSPCTGDTFSSSPGSTPMGSMESLSSHSSEQNSSSKTGSSCQGKDRLFSGLHRAASQLSCNGPTVLPCVSSPDSSSREDTGRTDGESEDVRSLSSLINAAKTSVPQKAPHCHTGLGAQLTRSTAPSLRSLHTSEGTRSCFSSVQNLSLVMHDKPTDHPHLPPKQLVTRRRIDTSATNGYQRPGSVVAARALLFENATPSPQLPIGRDAKARYSCEAEHSHELSFPQGALFSNVYSSVEPGWLQATYEGKTGLIPENYVVFL